The nucleotide window GTTATGTAATCTATGATAACGAAATAAAATAATTTAATAGACTTAATACCATTTCTGAAAAATCAAACTACAGTCTTTGATGCGTCGGGGACGCATCCTACAATTTGAGCAAGAAGATAGTGGTGTTATAATTTTCAGAATTGGTATAACAAGATGGTAAAGGCGATCCGGTTTGTTAGAATTTGAATTATATGGCTAAAAATCTATTCTTATGGCCAAGAAAAACAATTTCCGAAAAACTTGGAAAACTTTAACTGAGCTAGGTCAAGAGTTTGGAGTCTCTGCTATCAAATTCGGTAGTCTCCTCAAACAATATGGCTTACGGGAACAAGATGGCGAACCTAGTCAAATGGCTAAAGAGGGCGGCTTTTTTGAAAAAATTACCCCCAGCGAAGGCAAGCCTTATTATTTATGGCATCGTCAAAAAACCTCTGATTACCTTATTTCTCAGGGAGTCCCTAAAGAGGGTATATCAGCTAAAGATGCTGAAAAAATGACCGAAGCTCGAAAACTGGCACGTTCCTATATGGAAGCTTTAAAGCTCGATGATGAAGGCTCTAAACTCGGTTATATGATGATTTCTGAAATGGTAGACGATATTAAAAAAGTTGGGTTGGAGCGATTTAACCAAGCTCTTAAATCTGTTGGTTATAAAGGAGAAGAGATTACTTTAGAACATTGGTCAGACTCTTAAATTAATTAACTCTTCGCCCTACAATAATTAAATCTCTTTCTATCCCATCTAATACCGCTACTTTAGGCAGGAAACCCCATTGCTGAAATTCATATTTAGTAAAGAGTTGTAAACTGGGTTTATTATGGGCAAAAATATAACCAATTAACGTATTTAATCCCAAACTTGGACTTTTATCAATGGCTTGCTGTAACAATTTTTGTCCGATTCCCAACCGTTTATAATCGGGAGAAACATATAAACTTAATTCTGCGGTACAGTGATAAGCCGGACGACCTAAAAAGGATTGAAAACTTAACCATCCTACTACCTTATTATCGATTTCCATCACCCAAATCGGTCTACTTTGGGGCGGATGATCGTAAAACCAATTGATCCGGCTTTCTACACTAATCGGATTAATATCTGCGGTGGCTAGACGAGAGGGAATACTAGCATTATAAATCTCTACAATTGTCGGTAAATCCCCTTCTGTTGCCTCTCTAATATTCATCCCGCACTACTCCCTAAAATAAATAGACTTAATAAAGTTCCACTATTCCAAAGACTATGGAGTAAAATTGATGAGAGAAGATTGCGCGATCGCGTGTAAACTACTCCTAATATAATCCCTAAAGTTGCTAACGGAATCACTTCTGATAAATTGAGGTGAGCAACCGCAAAAATTAACCCACTGACCACAATCGCACCCCAAACCGGCATATAGCGAGTTAGGGAGGGTAACAAAAAGCCTCTAAACATAATCTCTTCAAACAGGGGCGCGGCGATTGCTGCTGTAAAAAAGAATATAATTAAGGCTACTGTATCCTGTGATTCTAAGGCCAACATTAATAGGGGGTTGCTACCTCCTTGTCCCTGCCATATTTTTTGATTAATTAATGATACGATTACCACTAAAGGAATAGCGACTAAATAGCCTCCTAATCCCCAGAATATCCAATTACTGAGCCAGCGAAACCGAAACCAATCTTTAGGAATAGGAAAATAGGATTTTATCGATAAGTATAAAACTAAAATTCCCCCAACAGCCATCGTTAAATAACTGGCTAAAACATAAACCGCTTTAAATCGTAAACTTAACTCATTGGGATTAATATTTAAGAATCCAAACCCAATCCCAAACAGAAGAGGCAGTAAAATTTGCCCAATAAAAACGAACCCAACGATTAAGACTTGCCAGATGGTTTCTCCTCCCCAAGGGGTTTCCCAAGCTTGCTCATTGGTAAGAGCTAATAACGCTTGTTTTTGTTTAATCAAGAGTTGGACTAAGAGAAAAATTAATAATCCTACCCCAATTAATCCACCGATGACAGGAATTCCCGAAATTAAAGCTAATTTACTAGCCGATTGTAAAGCGATTTCTTGTTCTTCTGTTTCTAAATTTAAAAGACTTTCTTTTTGGTTCGTTTTTTGATAATATTGTTTTAAGGCTGTATAATGAAACCATCCTTGCAAATTTTGCTCGATAACCGTTTCTGCTATTGAGGGGATTTCAGTTTGATTACTCCATAATTCCCTTAAGACTGTGGCGGTTGTTGCGGTTGGTTCGGAAACAGTTAATCGATTCCAAGTAGCAATCGCTTCATGAGTTTCTCCTCTTACTGCTTTAATTAAGCCTATTTTTAAGTCTATTTTATTGAGAGTTTTTTCTTGTTGATTGATTTCTTCTTGTAATTGAATGGCTTGAGTCAGGTTATTAGCAGAGAGTAAGGTTTGAAGACTTAACCCTTCATTTTCTAGGGGAACTTCGGAAATTTGTTTCAGTTTTTCCTTCAGGTTTGATAAATTTTTCTCGCCGAGTTTTTTCGCTTCTTCGTATTGAGTTTGTGCCGTAAAATAAGGATCATTTCCTAATAAGGCGGAGCTTAAGCTGTTTGAGTCAGCATTAGAAGGGGATGAAGAGTCACTCAAAACCTCAAAATTTAATTCTGAAGCTTGTAAAATTAAATTCGTTTGATAGAGTTGTAAGTTAGCTTGAACCTGTGGCTGATTGACACTCCCAATTAAGTTTAACAGGAGGGGGATTAGTGCTACAACGGTTAGCACCCCTAAAATTATTCGCTTGATGGTCATCGAACCTCTTTATTAACGTGACTCTCACCTTGTCTATAATAGCTTAATTCTGTTTATTTTAATCGTCAATTTAACTACTAGAGGATAAGTTGTTAGGCATTTAAATAGTTCTTTGTAGCCGGTTGCGGGAAAAACGGAAACGGGAAGGGGAAAAAGCTTTAAGGGGTTATTTCTCCTATTGATGCTCTAAAATTTAAAGGGTGATTGGGTTACTATAATTTTCATTATGGTGGGATATATATCTTTAGTTTTATTTAATTTTTTTGAGGGGGTTAATCTAATTCAACCGGCAGAGATAGATTATTTTTGATCTCATTAGAATCATCTTCGATCAAATAGAGAATATTTTGTTTATTAACAGATAAAAAAGGAGTTTTAAGAATCAGTAAATTTTCGTGATAAACGGCGACATCGGTTAAGGATAAAAATTTTAACGGATTGTTGAGAATATCTGATAATCTCGCTTTATATCCCTGGCTCGGAATAATAAGAGTTCCCAACAATTCTTGTTGATTGACCATAAAAATTCTAACTTTAATGTGTTTCCATTCCTGGGAATGAGAAAGAGTTGGGTTAGGGAATATTTTTTCTCTTGATTGGGAATTCATAAAAATTTTAGCAATAAAAACACCAAGAATTATGATTCAGGAGTTCTAACTTTGGGAAAACGTTTCACTTGTCGAATGGGCAAGTTAGCGATTAAAACGGTCATCCGTTGATCGCTTTCTAGAGATAATTCTGTTTCTTCGGGATCGATTTCTACATAACGACTCACTACTTCTAACAGTTCTCGGCGCATGGATTCAAGGGCTTCTGGATTTAATCCGATGCGATCGTGGGCAATAATCAGTTTCAGTCGTTGTTTAGCTTCTTTGCCACTTTTATTAGAACTTGTCCAAGAAAAAATTTTTTCGAGCAATTCAATAATCATTGATTTAGCTGGAGATTATAGAGTTGAAAACACAAAATTAATTACCTAAAAAACGACGCAGAAGACGAGTAATGATATTGTCATGGTTAGCCATGAGATCGAGAAAAGGCACATCATCCCCCTGTAAACGTCGAGCAATATTAGTAAAGGCTACAGCCGGTATTGAAGATTTTTCTTCTAATACTAAAGGTTCGCCTCGGTTGGTGGAAGTAATAATCCGCTCATCATCAGGAACAATTCCTAATAAAGGAATGACTAATAAATCTAAAATATCTTCCACACTAATCATTTGATTGAGTTGGATCATTTCCGGTCTAACTCGGTTGACGATCAAACGGATACTTTTAATATCCTCGTTTTCGAGTAACCCGACTACCCGATCGGCATCCCGTAACGCGGCCATTTCTGGAGTGGTGACAATGATCGCTTCTTGAGCCGGAGCGACGGCATTGCGAAACCCCATTTCTATACCCGCAGGACAATCAATGATGACATAATCATAACTCTTAGCGAGATGATCCGTTAACTCTTTCATTTGTTCGGGGTTAACCGCTTCTTTATTGCGATTTTGGGCAGCCGGCAGCAAGACTAACCCCTCTTGACGTTTATCTTTGACTAAAGCTTTTTCTATAGAACATTCCCCGGCTAATACATCAATTGCGGTATAAACAACTCTTTGTTCTAGTCCGAGTAATAAATCTAAATTTCTTAAGCCAAAATCTGCATCGACTAGGGCAACTTTAGAGCCTATTTTGGCCAAAGCAGTCCCTAAATTAGCAGTAACCGTTGTTTTTCCAACTCCCCCTTTACCAGAGGTGACGACGATAACACGACCCATAATGATTTTAAAAAGCGAAATGTAAAAAGCAAGATTTTCAATTTAACAGATTCTCAACCATTAATATTAATTTAATTATTCATTTTCCAGCCTCCTATTTCTGGGATAAAAGAATGAGTTTTGCTAAAATTATACGCTTGGGTGATGCGGATGCCTTCTGGAGTAATAAAAGCAACTTCCGGTTCAATTTGCGCGGGTGTGGTAGAAGGCGCTCTTGCAACTACATCGGCAATTCTAAGCTGAGTGGGTTCCATTCGCAATGTCATAATGGTACATTCTTGATTGCCTAATGCGCCAGCATGAGCAACTCCCCGTAACCATCCCCAGACTAAAATATCTCCATCGGCGATGATCGCTCCTCCTGGGTTAACATCTCCTTGGATGATCACTGTACCGGGATGCCGCACTTCGACCCCAGAACGAACGGTCATTTTAAGATAAAGGGGATCAGCTAAGGGGGACTGTTGCTGGTTGGACTGGGATGAAAAGGGTTGAGTCAGGGGTTGTTGTTCGACGGAATAACCAGAGGTAGCGGCGGCCACGGCGGTTTGACGACGACTGGTATAAATGGTTTTTAGGTGAAGTTGAGAGTCTTCTAAGATTTTGGCGATCAGTTGTAATTGTCGGGTATCTAGGAGGCGATCTTCAACGACCAGATGAACCAGGGTATCGGGAGGCCAAGTGGGATCACTGCGTTTGAGACAGTGTTTGAGTCCCCCTTCGAGTTCCATCCAATCATTGACCGGATCTTGTTGAGTCGGTTTAGGTAAAATGATCGATAGTTTTTTTCCCTCACTTTTGAGATGAACTTGGGAATACCGTTCAGTTAAAGAAGGGGAAGAGGGTTGATTTTGATTAGTGGTTGGAGAAGGAGAATCCATTTTAAGGTTTAAGTTTAAACTTTAATAACAGACAAGCAGAAACAGGGTTAGTAATTGACATTTTCTCCTTTGAATTATGGGCTAAAGACCTCCTAGACGCAAGATAATTATTTAGATAAACGACGATAAACCGTGACTAACCCTTGAGCATCTCCCACATTCCCTGGAAAGAGAACAACGGGTAAATTAGGAAATAAAGGATGATTTTCAGAGGTTCTCACCATTGAACAGCCGGCTAAAATTTGACCTAATAAGCGAGCAGATCTTAAGTTTAATCCGGTACTTAAAACATCATTAGAGGTAATTCCCCCTTTACTAATTAAAAAACTAATCTCTTGGGGTAAACCTTGCACCACATCCATCAATAAAGAAGAAACTTCGATGCCAAAATCTAACCGTTTTTGTACGCTTTCAAAGGTTAATTCTTCACGAGAAGTATAAATCACTGGGGTTTGTCCAGATTGATGAACGGTTTTAACTTGATGTAAGATTTCTTGAAGTAAATTATGGCGTTCAGTGGGTTGATCCCGTAACCGTTTGACATCGACTTCTATGCCGGTTACTGTGGGTTCTTTGAGCAGTTTTTCTAATTGTTGGGTGGTTTTTTTGACATGAGATCCCACAATGACTGCACCGGGTTTATCCGTAGGTTTATATTTGGCCATCTCTTCGGCGGCGATCGGTTGTTGACCGAGTTGAGCCAGAGAGGTTAAAATACTCGCAGCGCTACGAAATAAAAATCGTTTTCCAGATTGGGCGGCTTTGAGAATGTCTTGAGCAAATTGATCTAAATCTTGTTGAGTTTCTCCATCGACTACCCCACATTGATTATTTTCTAATTTCATCAGGCGCTCTAAACTACCTTGACGAATATCTGAGAGTAAAAATCGTTTTACTTCTGTGGCTTTAATTCGTCCTCGGGTTTTTTGTTCCACATAGTCCGGCAGATAACTATAATCGTAACCAAACACCGAATCTTTAGCAAATTCTGTTTGATGAACGGGAGTTGGAACACCGTCTATGATGAGATAATGAATACTATCTTTTGTGATTCGTCCTCCTTCAAAAAAGGCAGGAATGAGAAAATGAGCATCAAATTCTCCTAATTCGGTAGCGATCACATCGGTTTCAACCGGATAATGTCCCCGTAAGGTAGAATCAGAACGACTCACCACTAAAAAATCTTCTATCCCTTCTGCTTCGATCGCTAATTTAAGATTATGACAGACTTCTTGGGTCACATGGGCAGCTTGAGAGGGGGGTAATGCTCTGGTATTGGTGAGAACAAAGAAAATGGGAACTTCGTCTTTTAGTCCTAAGCGTAGAGTCTCCACATCCCAACGCATTAATAATAAACAACTGTGAACGGTTTGGGAGCCGGTGGGATCGTCGTCTAAAACGATGATTTTGGGTTGAGCGCTCATTTTTTCCTCCTGTTTCTTGCCCTTAACTATTGTCTCACGTTGACTCAGTTTATAATTATTTTGTGTCAACAAGGAAGAACATAGGCAAAAAACTAGGGGGAAAACACTTGAAAAAGTTAATAATTATCAATTTTTTACCTAATCTTATAGTTAAATTATGACTGACTCTTGATTCTGATCAATCACATAAATCAGATATGGTAAATCTTTTCCTCCTTCGCAGTTCTTTAATTGTATTATTATTAATCAGCTTATCTGGGTGTCGTTGGACTGAAAGAGCGTTTCCTTTCAATAAAAAGCTCAATCCTCGTCATCTGGGCATTATTATTAATCAATCTGACCCATTGAGTGTAAAAATCGGGGAATATTATCAGCAACAAAGAAAAATTCCCTCAGAAAATCTTATCTATATCAAATTTAAGCCTAATCGGATTAATATAACTCCGAAAGAATTTCAAGACCTTAAGGCACAAGTAGACGCTCAAACTCCCGCTCATATTCAAGGATATGCTTTAACTTGGGCGAATCCCTATCGAGTTGACTGTATGTCTATCACCAGTGCTTTTGCCTTCGGCTATGATACCACTTATTGTGCTAATGGATGTTTCCCGACTCAAGAAAGTCCCTATTTTAATAGTAGCAGTTCCAGACCTTATGAAGATTTTCAAGTCCGTCCCACTATGGCGATCGCTGCCACTAATTTTACTGAGGCTAAAGAGTTAATCGATCGGGGTGTTGCGTCTGATAATACATATCCTAAAGGAACGGCTTATCTGATGAATACCGGCGATAAAGCTCGTAATGTCCGGTCTCAATTTTACCCTAATATTATCCTCGAATTATCACAACGGTTTCCTATCAATATTATTCAGGGGGATACTTTAGAAAATAAGCCGGATGTGATGTTTTATTTTACTGGATTAAAACAGGTTCAAAAAGTAGAAAGTAATGTCTTTTTACCGGGGGCGATCGCAGACCATTTAACCTCGTTTGGCGGTCAACTGACTAATAGTAAACAGATGAGTAGTCTTCGTTGGTTAGAAAAGGGAGCAACGGGAAGTTATGGGACAGTTGTTGAACCTTGCAATTTTCCCCAAAAGTTTCCTCATCCAGGTATAGCGATGAAACATTATTTAAACGGTGATACCCTTTTAGAGGCATATTGGAAAAGTGTTGCTATGCCAGGCCAAGGGATTTTTATTGGTGAACCTTTGGCTAAACCTTTTAATTGAACGGAGTAGTCCCTTGATGGCATACAGTGAATTTAGTTTAGCTAAAGTTAAACAAGATTTTGGCTTAACCACCTTAGAAAAACAGGATATTTTTGCTCTTGTGCCTGAATTAACACCGAGTAGGTTACTCACAGAAACTCTTAACTATAATCTTCCTATCGCTTTAGTAACTAATAGTGAAAAAGCCCGTTCTGAACTTATTATTGACCCTATAAGCTAAGACGCATTTAATTTTTATATTCTAATCGAGGAGAAATAAACCCTCTTCATCTTTCCCCCTTGCCATGCGCCCCCTTTCCCACACCCTACTACAAAGAATAATTTAAATGCGTAACAGCTTAACAACGGGTAAGTAGGTGGACTCTCAATAAAGTTAACGGTGAGATTGGGGAAGGGGGAATGGGGTTGCGGGCAATGGGGAAGAGTTGGGAAAGTTTTACATTTCTTAATACAGAAATCTTTATTTATGTCCAGGTACTTAGTAATACCAATTCTCCTTGATAATGCAATTTATTTTCCTTGAAAGCCCCCCTTTTTAAGGGGGGTTGGGGGGATCTATTAAATGCAGCGTTATAGAGAATTGATATAAGTAGGTGGGCATAAATAAACGAACAATAGAAAAGTAATTAGTAGATAATCGGAGCTATAAAAATGATAATAACAGGAGATAAAAATTTATAAATATCAATACTAAACCAGTCAATGCCTAAAATTAATACTATTAACATTGAAAGCCAAATAAAAGTTTGCAGACCAATTATAAAAAATTCAATTAGTAACGCAGTGGTACTCATTTCAGGAAAAGTAAATAAAACTAATGACTAATAACTAATAACTAATGACTACTGACTAATAACTAATGACTACTGACTAAATTTATCGGTTTTTAATCGGGACAACTTCCGCCTCATTACTTTCTCTAGCTACCCGAATTAATAACCCCGCTAAAAATAAACTAGCTAGACTAGAACTTCCCCCATAACTAAATAAAGGTAAAGGTAACCCAGTGGTAGGTAAAGCGCCGATCGCTACTCCAATATTAAGTAATGCTTGTCCGACTAAAATAATCATAGCCCCCATAGCCACTAAGCGTTTAACCCGATGTTCACATTTAAGGGCGACTGATAAGGAGACTGTGGCAAAAGCCATCAATAAAAAGAGTAATAATATTCCGCCAATAAACCCAAATTCTTCGCTATAAACGGCAAAAATAAAATCTGTATCCGCAAAAGGTAAGTAAAATTGTTTTTGTTGGGAGAGTCCGTATCCCACCCCCCAAGATCCTCCAGAACCGACAGCCAGTAGGCTTTGAACCAATTGATACCCATCTCCCCTAGGATCAGCCCAAGGGTTCATAAAGGACATCACACGGCGTTTTTGATATTCCTGTAAGCTAATACTAATAAATCCGGTTAATCCCCCACCGATCGCAGTTGTTAAAATGTAGCTTAATCTTAATCCTGAAGCTAGGGCAATTAACCATAAGGAGATTCCACATAAAGCGGTGGTACTTAAGTTCGGTTGTAGCAAAATTCCGGCTAAAACTAAGCCAAAAATTCCTATCCATAATAGACGAGTTCTCCAGGTTAAGCGAAACCAATCCCCAAAAATTCTCGCACTTTGTAACACTAAAAAAGGCTTCATGATTTCTGAGGGTTGAATCAGGATTGGCCCTAATTTAATCCATCGAGTCGCCCCGTTAATAGTTTCTCCTAAACCGGGAACTAGGGTACTCAAAATCATCCCCAATACTAATAACACCATCCAAGGGGCAATGTTTAAGGTATATTTTAGGGGGGTTCGAGTCACAAAATTGAACCCGATCATGCCTAACCAAACCCAAATTAATTGTCTGATGACGTTATTTGGCCCGTTGACGGGATAAGAGGCGCTAAATTGAACAATTAACCCGATCAACAGCCAAAGAAGGGTAAGCCAACGGAGTAATCGGGCTTCTGCTGCCCAATTTTCTACGTTAGGTTCATAAA belongs to Gloeothece citriformis PCC 7424 and includes:
- a CDS encoding GNAT family N-acetyltransferase; its protein translation is MNIREATEGDLPTIVEIYNASIPSRLATADINPISVESRINWFYDHPPQSRPIWVMEIDNKVVGWLSFQSFLGRPAYHCTAELSLYVSPDYKRLGIGQKLLQQAIDKSPSLGLNTLIGYIFAHNKPSLQLFTKYEFQQWGFLPKVAVLDGIERDLIIVGRRVN
- a CDS encoding CPBP family intramembrane glutamic endopeptidase is translated as MTIKRIILGVLTVVALIPLLLNLIGSVNQPQVQANLQLYQTNLILQASELNFEVLSDSSSPSNADSNSLSSALLGNDPYFTAQTQYEEAKKLGEKNLSNLKEKLKQISEVPLENEGLSLQTLLSANNLTQAIQLQEEINQQEKTLNKIDLKIGLIKAVRGETHEAIATWNRLTVSEPTATTATVLRELWSNQTEIPSIAETVIEQNLQGWFHYTALKQYYQKTNQKESLLNLETEEQEIALQSASKLALISGIPVIGGLIGVGLLIFLLVQLLIKQKQALLALTNEQAWETPWGGETIWQVLIVGFVFIGQILLPLLFGIGFGFLNINPNELSLRFKAVYVLASYLTMAVGGILVLYLSIKSYFPIPKDWFRFRWLSNWIFWGLGGYLVAIPLVVIVSLINQKIWQGQGGSNPLLMLALESQDTVALIIFFFTAAIAAPLFEEIMFRGFLLPSLTRYMPVWGAIVVSGLIFAVAHLNLSEVIPLATLGIILGVVYTRSRNLLSSILLHSLWNSGTLLSLFILGSSAG
- the minE gene encoding cell division topological specificity factor MinE, yielding MIIELLEKIFSWTSSNKSGKEAKQRLKLIIAHDRIGLNPEALESMRRELLEVVSRYVEIDPEETELSLESDQRMTVLIANLPIRQVKRFPKVRTPES
- the minD gene encoding septum site-determining protein MinD, translated to MGRVIVVTSGKGGVGKTTVTANLGTALAKIGSKVALVDADFGLRNLDLLLGLEQRVVYTAIDVLAGECSIEKALVKDKRQEGLVLLPAAQNRNKEAVNPEQMKELTDHLAKSYDYVIIDCPAGIEMGFRNAVAPAQEAIIVTTPEMAALRDADRVVGLLENEDIKSIRLIVNRVRPEMIQLNQMISVEDILDLLVIPLLGIVPDDERIITSTNRGEPLVLEEKSSIPAVAFTNIARRLQGDDVPFLDLMANHDNIITRLLRRFLGN
- the minC gene encoding septum site-determining protein MinC, whose protein sequence is MDSPSPTTNQNQPSSPSLTERYSQVHLKSEGKKLSIILPKPTQQDPVNDWMELEGGLKHCLKRSDPTWPPDTLVHLVVEDRLLDTRQLQLIAKILEDSQLHLKTIYTSRRQTAVAAATSGYSVEQQPLTQPFSSQSNQQQSPLADPLYLKMTVRSGVEVRHPGTVIIQGDVNPGGAIIADGDILVWGWLRGVAHAGALGNQECTIMTLRMEPTQLRIADVVARAPSTTPAQIEPEVAFITPEGIRITQAYNFSKTHSFIPEIGGWKMNN
- a CDS encoding four-carbon acid sugar kinase family protein, translating into MSAQPKIIVLDDDPTGSQTVHSCLLLMRWDVETLRLGLKDEVPIFFVLTNTRALPPSQAAHVTQEVCHNLKLAIEAEGIEDFLVVSRSDSTLRGHYPVETDVIATELGEFDAHFLIPAFFEGGRITKDSIHYLIIDGVPTPVHQTEFAKDSVFGYDYSYLPDYVEQKTRGRIKATEVKRFLLSDIRQGSLERLMKLENNQCGVVDGETQQDLDQFAQDILKAAQSGKRFLFRSAASILTSLAQLGQQPIAAEEMAKYKPTDKPGAVIVGSHVKKTTQQLEKLLKEPTVTGIEVDVKRLRDQPTERHNLLQEILHQVKTVHQSGQTPVIYTSREELTFESVQKRLDFGIEVSSLLMDVVQGLPQEISFLISKGGITSNDVLSTGLNLRSARLLGQILAGCSMVRTSENHPLFPNLPVVLFPGNVGDAQGLVTVYRRLSK
- a CDS encoding TIGR03790 family protein, whose translation is MVNLFLLRSSLIVLLLISLSGCRWTERAFPFNKKLNPRHLGIIINQSDPLSVKIGEYYQQQRKIPSENLIYIKFKPNRINITPKEFQDLKAQVDAQTPAHIQGYALTWANPYRVDCMSITSAFAFGYDTTYCANGCFPTQESPYFNSSSSRPYEDFQVRPTMAIAATNFTEAKELIDRGVASDNTYPKGTAYLMNTGDKARNVRSQFYPNIILELSQRFPINIIQGDTLENKPDVMFYFTGLKQVQKVESNVFLPGAIADHLTSFGGQLTNSKQMSSLRWLEKGATGSYGTVVEPCNFPQKFPHPGIAMKHYLNGDTLLEAYWKSVAMPGQGIFIGEPLAKPFN
- a CDS encoding FtsW/RodA/SpoVE family cell cycle protein, translating into MVARARGKTWSKVVWLRYIFPFYEPNVENWAAEARLLRWLTLLWLLIGLIVQFSASYPVNGPNNVIRQLIWVWLGMIGFNFVTRTPLKYTLNIAPWMVLLVLGMILSTLVPGLGETINGATRWIKLGPILIQPSEIMKPFLVLQSARIFGDWFRLTWRTRLLWIGIFGLVLAGILLQPNLSTTALCGISLWLIALASGLRLSYILTTAIGGGLTGFISISLQEYQKRRVMSFMNPWADPRGDGYQLVQSLLAVGSGGSWGVGYGLSQQKQFYLPFADTDFIFAVYSEEFGFIGGILLLFLLMAFATVSLSVALKCEHRVKRLVAMGAMIILVGQALLNIGVAIGALPTTGLPLPLFSYGGSSSLASLFLAGLLIRVARESNEAEVVPIKNR